The nucleotide window AAGATGCTCTGCGCGGCCCTCGCCGGGGGCCACGTGCTGTTCGAGGATAACCCCGGCCTGGGGAAAACCCTGCTTGCGAAGGTCTTTGCCCGGGTATCGGGCTGTGACTGGGGGCGAGTACAGTTCACTCCCGACATGATGCCTGGCGATATCATCGGCGCACGGATCTGGAAAGACGCGAAGACGGGCTTCGTCCTGGAAAAAGGGCCCGTGTTCACGAATATCCTGCTGGCGGACGAGATTAACCGGGCGCCGCCGAAGACCCAGTCGGCCCTGCTCGAGGCCATGGAAGAGAGGCAAGTGACCATTGAGGGCACGACCTACCGGCTCGAACGGCCATATTTTGTCATCGCGACCGAGAACCCCATCGAGCTCGAAGGAACTTTCCCCCTGCCGGAAGCCCAGCTTGACCGGTTCATGCTTAAGATGTCCACGGGATATGTCAAGACTGTGGAACAGGAAAGCGAAATTCTCCGGCGCCGCATTACCTGGAAGGCGGATGACCCTACGTCCCGGATCGAAAACGTAGTTAACCGGAACCAGATCATCGCCATGCAGGACCTCGTAGAGTCCAGGGTCTATGCCGACGGCCAGATACTGGATTATGTGAGCCAGATCGTCCGGGCGACCCGGGAGCATCCGGCTGTCGAAGTCGGGGCAAGCCCGCGTGGAGCGCTCTCTCTGCTAAAGCTATCGCGGGCGTATGCCGC belongs to Methanocella sp. and includes:
- a CDS encoding MoxR family ATPase; the encoded protein is MEIDEFQTLSGRILKATCSVFVGDGIVVQKMLCAALAGGHVLFEDNPGLGKTLLAKVFARVSGCDWGRVQFTPDMMPGDIIGARIWKDAKTGFVLEKGPVFTNILLADEINRAPPKTQSALLEAMEERQVTIEGTTYRLERPYFVIATENPIELEGTFPLPEAQLDRFMLKMSTGYVKTVEQESEILRRRITWKADDPTSRIENVVNRNQIIAMQDLVESRVYADGQILDYVSQIVRATREHPAVEVGASPRGALSLLKLSRAYAAMCGRDFVTPDDVKPFVYEALSHRVIMGIEYQIEGNITPRSIIGEIMSSIEPPKDYVRQGFIKR